In one Nocardia tengchongensis genomic region, the following are encoded:
- a CDS encoding TetR/AcrR family transcriptional regulator, translated as MSADPRLRRAARHALPAAEVAAAAPRKKPITVERITDAALEVVATEGYDALTIRRVAAVLGTGPSSLYAHIVNKDDIDDLLIGRLYAEVVLPEPDPAAWRAQLLEVYTQIRDLYLQYPGVSRAALAMVPTNLETLRVGEGILAILLAGGIEPRTAAWACDAMSLYVSAYALEQSLVEQRRKHRNQEWVLSQEELLDRFTALPAEKFPLTKRHATELISGSGHERFDFTLGLLMNNLQSSAR; from the coding sequence ATGTCAGCCGATCCCCGTCTGCGTCGCGCAGCTCGCCATGCCCTCCCCGCGGCGGAGGTCGCCGCGGCGGCGCCCCGCAAGAAGCCGATCACCGTCGAACGGATCACCGACGCCGCTCTGGAAGTCGTCGCCACCGAGGGGTATGACGCGCTGACCATCCGGCGGGTTGCGGCTGTGCTGGGGACCGGACCGTCGTCGCTGTATGCGCACATCGTCAACAAGGACGACATCGACGATCTGCTGATCGGCAGGCTCTACGCCGAAGTCGTGCTGCCCGAGCCGGATCCGGCTGCCTGGCGCGCGCAGCTGCTCGAGGTGTACACGCAGATCCGCGACCTGTACCTGCAATACCCCGGCGTCTCACGCGCCGCGCTGGCCATGGTTCCGACCAACCTGGAAACGCTGCGGGTCGGCGAAGGAATCCTGGCGATCCTGCTCGCGGGCGGCATCGAACCGAGGACGGCCGCATGGGCCTGCGACGCGATGTCCCTCTACGTCAGCGCCTATGCGCTGGAACAGTCGCTGGTCGAGCAACGACGCAAGCATCGGAATCAGGAATGGGTGCTCAGCCAGGAGGAGTTGCTGGACCGCTTCACCGCACTGCCCGCCGAGAAATTCCCGCTGACGAAACGCCATGCCACCGAGCTGATCTCCGGCAGCGGACACGAACGCTTCGATTTCACTCTCGGCCTGCTCATGAACAATCTGCAATCCTCAGCGCGATAG
- a CDS encoding NAD(P)/FAD-dependent oxidoreductase — protein sequence MRVSVVGAGLGGLALAQGLRGAGIEAEVFERDPGIVARFQGYRLVLDPIGFQAVRDCIPPRWYPLLDEIVMPASAEQLILDQQLNEIGKLGAGRTGIVVDRQVLRHLLLTGLTIHGDAALTGYDVLADGNVQAQFARRGPATADLLVGADGVNSAVRGVLSPQTTPTDTGVRFVIGRTPLTDEFAALSKAFGSKIAGDGVSLLLGAMRFRTPPKQAAEQLAPEVTLPDIGDYVRWAMILPPNGSLQDLTAQDAVLSRMEGWHPALRALIEQADPDNSTLLSIRVVKPGERWPSGPVTLLGDAIHATSPTGGNGANTALRDADLLRRCLIEANEGHPDLLTAVDDYERQMFEYGTEAVRNSLEKLPAFAPEAKLS from the coding sequence ATGCGAGTTTCCGTTGTCGGAGCCGGCCTGGGAGGTCTGGCCCTTGCACAGGGTCTGCGTGGTGCCGGTATCGAGGCCGAGGTGTTCGAGCGCGACCCGGGAATCGTCGCGCGGTTCCAGGGCTATCGGCTGGTGCTGGACCCGATCGGCTTCCAGGCGGTACGCGACTGCATACCGCCGCGCTGGTACCCGCTGCTGGACGAGATCGTCATGCCGGCCTCCGCCGAGCAGCTGATCCTGGATCAGCAACTGAACGAGATCGGCAAGCTCGGCGCGGGCCGAACCGGCATTGTCGTCGACCGCCAGGTGCTGCGACACCTGCTGCTGACCGGTCTCACCATCCACGGCGACGCCGCACTGACCGGCTACGACGTGCTGGCCGACGGCAACGTCCAAGCCCAGTTCGCCCGCCGCGGCCCGGCCACCGCCGACCTGCTCGTCGGTGCGGACGGCGTCAATTCCGCGGTGCGCGGGGTGTTGTCGCCGCAGACCACCCCGACCGACACCGGCGTCCGGTTCGTCATCGGCCGCACCCCGCTGACCGACGAATTCGCAGCCCTGTCCAAGGCTTTCGGCTCGAAGATCGCCGGCGACGGCGTCAGCCTGCTACTCGGCGCGATGCGCTTCCGCACCCCACCGAAGCAGGCCGCCGAACAACTGGCCCCCGAAGTCACACTGCCCGACATCGGCGACTACGTCCGCTGGGCGATGATCCTGCCGCCCAACGGCTCACTGCAGGACCTGACCGCCCAGGACGCCGTGCTGTCCAGAATGGAAGGTTGGCACCCGGCACTACGCGCGCTGATCGAGCAGGCCGACCCCGACAACAGCACGCTACTGTCCATCCGGGTGGTCAAGCCTGGCGAACGCTGGCCCTCCGGCCCGGTCACGCTGCTCGGCGACGCGATCCACGCCACCTCCCCGACCGGCGGCAACGGCGCGAACACCGCGCTCCGTGACGCAGACCTACTGCGCCGCTGCCTGATCGAGGCCAACGAAGGCCACCCAGATCTGCTCACGGCAGTCGACGACTACGAGCGCCAGATGTTCGAGTACGGCACCGAAGCCGTGCGCAACAGCCTCGAGAAGCTGCCCGCCTTCGCCCCCGAAGCCAAACTGTCCTGA